Part of the Verrucomicrobiota bacterium genome, GCGTTCCACGAGGCGCCGGGCGATGAGGCAGCGCGTGCCATAATCCCGGGTCACGTCCTGGTCGATCCCGTACAGGCGGCGTGTCACCTCGGATTCGCTGGAAATATCGAACGCTTCGGTGGCGGCCAACTGCATGCGGGCCGCCAGTTGGTAACTCGCCATGCGCGCCTCGAGTTCGTTCTCGCCCGGGTGGTCCGCGAGGTGTCGTTGGTTGAGCGCATGAAGCAGTTTGAGTTGAGCCGACTGCGGGGCGCCGCGGAGCCGGCTGGGCGGGGCGAGGTTGAAAATGCGGGGTTCGGTCGGACGCACCATGGTGCCCTGGTAGATCGAGGGAAGGCGCCCGTGATGCCAGTTTTCCCCGCCGAGCAAGGGTAACCCGCGCGGGTCGGTCAGGGCGACGAAGGCGGGGAGATCCTGGGACACGCTGCCGAGAGCGCTGGCCAACCAGCTTCCCAGGACCGCTCGACCATGTTCGGGTTTGCCCGTGGTCAGAGCGAAATTGGAGGGAACATGATTATTCACTCCCGTTCTCATGGAACGGATCAAGGTGATTTCGTCGGCCACGCCGCCCAAGTGGGGCAAGAGTTCTGAAAGTTCCATGCCGCATTGGCCATGGCGGTGAAATTTCCAGAGCGGCGCCATGATTTCCCGGCTGGCTTGAGCGGGGTTGTCCCACTTGACATCGCCCGGGAACGACTGCCCGTGGCGTTTGATCAATTCGGGTTTTGGGTCAAAAAGATCGATTTGGCTGGGGCCGCCCAGCATGAACATCGAGATCATCGCCCGGGCTTGGCCGGGACGCGGGGGCGTTTTGGGGAGGAGATCGTAGGAGGCGGGTTCCAGGGGTGGTTTGACCGGTTCCGCCGCGAGCAAGCCGTCCTTTTTCAGCAACCAAGCGGCCGCGACCGAGCTCAAACCGAAAGCCGAGGTGCGGAGCATGTGTCGGCGCGAACAAAGTCCATCGGAATGAATTTGCTTTGGCATCACGTCTCCTAATCGATGTAGAGGAACCGGTTTGAAGCGAGCAAGGTCTGGCACAGCGCGCTCAGCGCCCGCAGGGCTGGGGCTTTGCCCTTGCCGTCGGGTCCGACTCGCTTCTCAAACTCCGGATCGGGGTTCAGGCGGTAGTAGTCCGATTGTTGGTCGAGGAAATCGATCAGGCTGCCGAGCTCCTGCAGGGAGGGCTTGGAGGCGAACAAGCGTTGATACAGGCTGCGGAGCTGGGACTCCCGATCGGCGCCGGAGTCCAGGATGAACCGCGCCAGATCGTCCGCGGCTTGGACGAGAAACTCATCATTGAGAAACCAGAGGGATTGCGTGGTCACGGTTGAATGGCGCCGGAGATCGCAGTTCGGATTCATCTCGGGCTGGTCGAACGTGAGCAGCATGTTGAGCGGGAGGGACCGCTGCACTTCCACAAAGATGCTCCGGCGAAAGGCGTTGGCGTTGTTGGCGTCCTGGACCCCAGTGACAAGCCCGTCCCGAAACTTTTGTTCGCCCAGGACCGCCTTTCCCTCTCCGTTCACGGTGACCGGGACGCTGGGTCCGCCCAGGGTCGGGTTTAATTTTTCGCTGACGGCCAGGACGGCGTCGCGAATCGCCTCCGCTTCCATGCGGCGCACGTTCATCCGTCCGACGAGTTCATTCTGCGGGTCGATCGCATCCAGCCGTGGTGTGCGCCGGGACTGTTGCTGATAGGCGGTTGATAACAGGATTAAGCGATGGAGGCGTTTCTGGTCCCAGCCATGACGGACGAATTCGTCAGCCAGCCAATCCAAGAGCTCGGGGTGCGAGGGGCGATCTCCATTCAGTCCGAAGTCGTTGGGGGTAGCCACCAAGCCGCGGCCGAAGTGATGCAGCCAAACGCGATTGACAAAGGCGCGGGCGGTGAGCGGATGGGTGCCGCTGGTGAGATGCTGGGCGTAGGCGAGGCGCCTTCCGGTGGTGGGGCGATTCGGATCTTTGCTCGGCACGGACGCCAGCGGAGGGCGGCGCCGGAGCACAGCCAATTCTGAAGGGGCGACCTTCTCGCCGGGGCTGGCGGGATCCCCGCGGAACAAAACGGCGCTGACGGGTTCGATGCCGGGTTTTTCGTCCGCGACCATGAGGAGGTGTTTCGGGGGTTTGGTGGCTCGAATGGCGGCGACTTTTTCCGACTCCTTCTCGAATTTGCGATGCGCGGCGTTATCGTACTCGACCAAGAACCCGGCAATGAATTGAGGGGATTTGACCATCGGGAAGTCCTCGAGCAATTTGCGCTGTTGTTCATTGCGATCCTTCTCGGCAGCCTCGTTCGCGAGGCGCACTTCGTCCCGACGTTTTTCCGGCACGTCCGCCAACTTTTTGGCGAGGATCTCCCGGCCGAGGACGAGTTTGCGGGCGTTGATTTCGTCCTCGACGACCTTGGCTTCAGCTTCGATGCGCTCGGCTTTGGCCCGCAAGTCCGCCGGGGTCACATCGATCAAACGTTCGCTGGGCCGACGCCAATCATTGCCCTTGAGCGGAAACAAGGGGTCAAAAATGGCGCGAAAGGCGTAATAGTCATCAATGGTGATCGGGTCGTACTTGTGGTCGTGGCATTGCGCGCAACCGACCGTCAGTCCTAGCATGGCGGTGCTCACCACTTTGATGGAATCGGCGGCCGCGGCGTTGCGGTTGTCCAAGGTGTCGTTCGCTTGGGTCGGATCGGGCGCCATGCGCACGAAGCCCGATGCGGTCAAGAGCTCGATCTGCCGCGCGTTGCCGGGATCCGGCGGGTTTGGGGGAGCCAATTCATCACCTGCAAGTTGCTCGCGAAAAAAGGCATCGATGGGTTTATTGGCGTTGAACGAGTCGATGACGTAATCCCGGAAGCGCCAGGCATGCGGCCGTTTCGGATCGGATTCGACCCCTCCCTCGCTTTCCGCAAATCCGGCCGTGTCGAGCCAATGACGCCCCCAACGAACACCGAATTGCGGGGAGGCCAGGATGCGATCGACCAGGCGCTCATACGCGTTCGGGGCCTCGTCCTGCTTAAAGGCCTGGACTGCCTCAGGCGTGGGCGGAAGGCCGGTTAGGTCGAAGGTGACGCGACGGATCAGCGTGGCCCGGTCCGCGGTGGGGGAGAAAGGCAGGGCTCGATCGGCGAGGCGGCGCGCGATAAAGGCGTCGACCGGCGTGGCGAGCGCGTATCCTTCGACCTGCGGGACTTGCGGGCGGATCACCGGCTGAAAAGCCCAGTGCTTGAGTTCCATCGCGGAAAACCGGGCATCAGCCACGTCCGCCGGTTCAGGATCGGTGGTTAGAGCGCCTTGCTCGATCCACTGGCGAACGAGTGTTTTTTGCTGGGGAGTCAGCTTTTTGGGACCTTCCGGCATTTTATCGGAATTGATCTTGCGCCAGAGCAAACTGCCGTGTGCATCTCCCGGGGTCAGGACGGAGCCGGACTTGCCCCCCGCTTTCATCAAACGGACCAACCGCAGGTCCAAGTCTCCCTTTTTCTCTTTTTCCTCACCATGGCAATGGAAGCACATGGCCTTGAAGAGGGGACGAATATGCTCCTCGAATCGCACCGAGCTCAGCTCGGTTTCGGCTCGGACCACCCCGCCCACTCCAGCCGCGGCCAGGCAGCACAAAACGAGGAGGCTGAATCCGCGCGAGGAGCGAGATTGGGAAGCCTTCAACCCGGCGGATGGATGATTCACAACAGCCTGGCTGCCCGCCAAACTGAGTGAATAACCGATTCGCATAAAGGACACATTAACGGGTGAGAACCCGTTAAACAACGGGCTTTTTCGGCGATTTTTTGGATTGGAGGCTCCGCACCGCATCGCGCGGTGCCAAGCGCGTGCGGATCCCGAATGACAGATATTGCCAGCTTCTTTGATCATTTCCATTTTTCACCTGTTGACCAAGAATGGGATTTCACGGAGCCACGAAGATTGGGAGACATGCTTGAACCGGTGACCGTGTGCGTGAGACGGACTTCGGATGCCTTCTCTCCGTGTCTCTGTGCCTCCGTGAGAGCCATCCGGGAAGTGCGTTGGGGACAGAAGTCTCGAGCTCAAGCGGCCGGCAGCTCGACGATGAAGGTCGCGCCCTTGCCCAGCTCACTTTCGCACCAGACTTTGCCATTCATCGCTTCCACCATTTTCTTGACGATGGACAGTCCCAGGCCGGTCGCGTGTTCGCCGCCCGTGGGCTTCGCGCTCAGGCGGGCGAATTTGCCGAAAAGTTTCTTCTGATCTTCCGCGCTGAGACCAGGACCTTCGTCGCGGACTTGGCAGCGGACGGACTGCGGTGAGTGCTGCAGGCGGACAAAAATGTTCCTCCCCGGCGGCGAATACTTCACTGCATTGGAAACCAGATTCTCCAGGACCTGTACGGCGACACCCGGATCCACCATGGCTGTGGCTGGGGTCGCTGGAAGCTCAAGGTGAATTGTCTGCTGCTTGGTGGCGGCGTGAGGCCGCTGCGATTCGACCACCGAACTCAGCGACGGTCCAAGCTCGGTTCGCGCCAGGTTGAGTTGCATTTCCCCGCGCTCGATCCGATTCGCGTCGAGAAGATTCTGGACCATCTCCGCCATGCGTTTGGAGGCGGCGTTGATGCGGCTGGCGCATTCGGTCAACTCCTTACGTGCCAGGTCGAGCCGTTCCACCGGTTCGGGCCGGAGTGCCGCTGCCTCTTCGAGGATGATTTCGGCATAGCCGGTGATGGCCCCGAGCGGATTTCGTAGGTCGTGCGCGGCGATACCCATGAACTCATTCTTTTCCTCGTTCATTTCCCGCAAACGTTCGCGGGCATGCTTCAGTTCCAGGTGGGTCCGCACGCGGGCCAGCAGCTCGGGGGCATTAAACGGCTTGGTGATGTAGTCCACCGCCCCCGCCTCGAACCCTTTCATCAGGTGCTCCATCTCGTTGCTCGCCGTTAGAAAGATCACCGGAATCTGGCGGGTCAACGGCTCGGCCTTGAGCCGCGAGCAGACTTCGAGGCCGTCCATTTCGGGCATCATGAGATCGAGCAGGATCAGGTCGGGCGGCTGGGCGGCCGCGCGTTCCAGCGCCTGGCGGCCGCTGGTTGCTGGCATGACGTGGTAGCCTTCGTTGCGCAACATCGTGCCGACCACCTGCAGATTCTTCGAGATGTCGTCCACCACGAGGATGCGGGACTTGGTTGAGCTCATGAGGAGGGTTAACCACGAATGGACACCCATAAACACGAATCATGCTCGTGAGTTTCCCCGCAGACCTGTCCAAGTCTCACGGTCGGGAATTCGTGTTCATTGGTGTCCATTCGTGGTTGAACTTCGGATCGAACGTCAACGAGACCCATCCTCCTGCTCCCTGCGGGCTGATTCGCAAATGGATGGGAACTCTTTCAGCGTTTTGGGTAACGCGTCCACGTCGAACATCTCGACCTCTCGCAACAACGCCGCCGCATGCGCGCGCAACCCAGCGAAGTGCCCCTCCTCCGCACATGCGCTCAACCGGCGAGCAAAATCCTCGATCTCGCCCATGTCCATGGTGCGGCAGAGCATGGGCCAGACAACGGTTTCTTCGTGGCGGAGCCTGGCGAGCAGTTCCGGTCTCCGCGCCAAAACCTCCGCGGGAACGATCTCCAGCTCAGCGACAACTTTTGCCGGCTCAATCGAAACCGAGTCGATGGAACCGGCGACCGCTGGCTTGAGGAATCGTTTCAATTCCGCGATCAATTCGGCGCGGCTGAACGGCTTGCGGATGAAGCCATCGCAAATCTTCCGGGTACGGACCTCTTCCTCGCGGAAAGAAGAGGCCGTCACGGCGATCACGGGGATATGCTTCAGCATCCCATCCTCCTTCAGCCGCTTGCTCGCCTCATGGCCGTCCATTTCCGGCATCCGCATGTCCATCAGAATGACATCCGGACGATGTCGCTCCGCCAGCGCCAGCGCCTCAAGGCCGTTGGTCGCCAGGATCACCTTGTGGCCCGTGCCCTCAAAATAACCGGTGAGCAAGGAGCGGTTCAGAGCCACGTCGTCGGCCACCAGGATTGTGGCCGGCGCGAACTGGGTGAAGTCGCCTTCACCTCCGGTCGCGACGGCGTCCGCCTCGGCCAACTCCGTGGTTGCCACGTTGGGGAAGGTGAAGCGGAACGTGCTGCCTTGGCCCGGCTCGCTCTGCACCGTGATCACGCCGTGCATCATCTCGACGAGCCGTTTGGTGATGGTCAGGCCCAGGCCGGTGCCGCCGAACTTGCGCGTGCTCTGGCCGGCCACCTGTGAGAAGGCGCCGAAGATGTGGTCCTGCTGAGCCTTCGGGATGCCGATGCCGGTGTCCGAGATTTCAAGGATCAGGTTGATGCGCGTTTCGTCGGGTTCGATTGTTGGGTGGGGCGCGTCACTCCGTGCGCGCCGTTCGTGATCGGATGATGCGGCGGCGTGCAAGGGACTGCCCGCCCTACCTTCTCCAGCAGGCTGCTCGCAAATGGCGCGGATCTTCACGTGGCCCTTCTCCGTGAATTTCAGCGCGTTCCCGACCACGTTGAACAACACCTGCCGCAGCCGCACTTCATCCAGCATCAACCCGCGCGGGAGCTTGATCGGGCGCGCCAGCGTCCTGGACTGCGGTAGTCCTCCAGCGCTTTCCTGACGGTTCGCCGACGTCGAAGGTGAAGTCTCGCTCGTTGGCCCGCCAGAGATCGCGGTCAAAGCGCCAGAGGACGGGCGCACTCCAAGAGTTGGCGCAGTCTCGGAGTCCATCTCCACAATCAGCTTGATCCCCTTCTCGCCCGCCTTGATTGAAAAAAGTTTCTGAATCTCGTTCAACAACCGAGGCACATCGACCGGCTCGTATTGCAACTCCAGCTTGCCCGCTTCGATCTTGGACAAGTCGAGAATATCGTTGATCAGCGTCAGCAAGGTGCGCCCGCTGGACGTAATCGCGTCGAGATAATTGCGGTCCTTCGACGCAGCCATCTGGGTGCGGAGCAATTCGGAGAAGCCGAGGATGGCGTTCATCGGGGTGCGGATTTCGTGGCTCATGTTCGCCAGGAATTCGCTCTTGGCCGCGTTCGCTGCTTCGGCTTGTTCGCGGGCAGCTTCCGCGGCGGCTTTTGCGGACTCCAGTTGCGCGTTCCTGGCTTCGATTTCGGCCCGGGCCTTTTCAGCCGCCTCGCGCGCGTCGTGTTCCTCCTTCAGCAACCGCTTCCGCAACTGCTCCGCCTCGCGCTTGCGCCGGGCGATCATGGACCGGGCCACGAACGCCCAGCCCACCAGTGCCACCGCGCCGCCGACGCTTGGCACCATGATCCAGGCATTCATGTACCACGGTGGCGAGATGAAAAGCTCGGTGCGGAACGGAATGGAATAGTTCAAATCGCGGTCGATGTACTGCACCGCGATGGTATGCAGCCCTGTCACGGATGGCTTCCATTCAAACCGGGCCTCACGCTGCTGCGGCGACCAACCCTCGCTTTTCTCCAATTCGGCCAGAGGCACGCTCCCGGGCAGAATCTTGAGGCGGAAAAAACGGTTCTCCGGGCGCGACTTGAAATCCACCACCTCAGCCTGGATGGTCAGGCGCACGTCCAATCCGTTCTTGCGTGCGAGCATCGCGTTGAACGAAACGTCTTCGCGCGTGACCTCGAGCTTCACCCGCGGCCTCGCGGGCCGCGTCCTGGATCTCTGATAACGAATGAGTC contains:
- a CDS encoding DUF1553 domain-containing protein; translation: MEMIKEAGNICHSGSARAWHRAMRCGASNPKNRRKSPLFNGFSPVNVSFMRIGYSLSLAGSQAVVNHPSAGLKASQSRSSRGFSLLVLCCLAAAGVGGVVRAETELSSVRFEEHIRPLFKAMCFHCHGEEKEKKGDLDLRLVRLMKAGGKSGSVLTPGDAHGSLLWRKINSDKMPEGPKKLTPQQKTLVRQWIEQGALTTDPEPADVADARFSAMELKHWAFQPVIRPQVPQVEGYALATPVDAFIARRLADRALPFSPTADRATLIRRVTFDLTGLPPTPEAVQAFKQDEAPNAYERLVDRILASPQFGVRWGRHWLDTAGFAESEGGVESDPKRPHAWRFRDYVIDSFNANKPIDAFFREQLAGDELAPPNPPDPGNARQIELLTASGFVRMAPDPTQANDTLDNRNAAAADSIKVVSTAMLGLTVGCAQCHDHKYDPITIDDYYAFRAIFDPLFPLKGNDWRRPSERLIDVTPADLRAKAERIEAEAKVVEDEINARKLVLGREILAKKLADVPEKRRDEVRLANEAAEKDRNEQQRKLLEDFPMVKSPQFIAGFLVEYDNAAHRKFEKESEKVAAIRATKPPKHLLMVADEKPGIEPVSAVLFRGDPASPGEKVAPSELAVLRRRPPLASVPSKDPNRPTTGRRLAYAQHLTSGTHPLTARAFVNRVWLHHFGRGLVATPNDFGLNGDRPSHPELLDWLADEFVRHGWDQKRLHRLILLSTAYQQQSRRTPRLDAIDPQNELVGRMNVRRMEAEAIRDAVLAVSEKLNPTLGGPSVPVTVNGEGKAVLGEQKFRDGLVTGVQDANNANAFRRSIFVEVQRSLPLNMLLTFDQPEMNPNCDLRRHSTVTTQSLWFLNDEFLVQAADDLARFILDSGADRESQLRSLYQRLFASKPSLQELGSLIDFLDQQSDYYRLNPDPEFEKRVGPDGKGKAPALRALSALCQTLLASNRFLYID
- a CDS encoding hybrid sensor histidine kinase/response regulator, with protein sequence MGVHSWLTLLMSSTKSRILVVDDISKNLQVVGTMLRNEGYHVMPATSGRQALERAAAQPPDLILLDLMMPEMDGLEVCSRLKAEPLTRQIPVIFLTASNEMEHLMKGFEAGAVDYITKPFNAPELLARVRTHLELKHARERLREMNEEKNEFMGIAAHDLRNPLGAITGYAEIILEEAAALRPEPVERLDLARKELTECASRINAASKRMAEMVQNLLDANRIERGEMQLNLARTELGPSLSSVVESQRPHAATKQQTIHLELPATPATAMVDPGVAVQVLENLVSNAVKYSPPGRNIFVRLQHSPQSVRCQVRDEGPGLSAEDQKKLFGKFARLSAKPTGGEHATGLGLSIVKKMVEAMNGKVWCESELGKGATFIVELPAA
- a CDS encoding DUF1501 domain-containing protein, whose protein sequence is MPKQIHSDGLCSRRHMLRTSAFGLSSVAAAWLLKKDGLLAAEPVKPPLEPASYDLLPKTPPRPGQARAMISMFMLGGPSQIDLFDPKPELIKRHGQSFPGDVKWDNPAQASREIMAPLWKFHRHGQCGMELSELLPHLGGVADEITLIRSMRTGVNNHVPSNFALTTGKPEHGRAVLGSWLASALGSVSQDLPAFVALTDPRGLPLLGGENWHHGRLPSIYQGTMVRPTEPRIFNLAPPSRLRGAPQSAQLKLLHALNQRHLADHPGENELEARMASYQLAARMQLAATEAFDISSESEVTRRLYGIDQDVTRDYGTRCLIARRLVERGVRFVQIFCNGQTWDHHGSINTALPARCREIDQPAAALVRDLQQRGLLDSTLVHWGGEMGRLPVIQFRDGLTQRDKVGRDHNTYGFSMWVAGGGFRGGYVHGATDEFSHHAIQGTIHHYDWLATVLHLFGLDHKELKFRVGPRDMRLVEHAEARVVQELLA
- a CDS encoding response regulator, which gives rise to MGCLCLDNNLRSYIPDNKGITRYDTNGFTNYSGMIKGYFPSAMVRALDGSIWFGGAGELTRYDGKDFRTFTATDGLTNRYFIEPMTAGPDGSMWFRTAGFAIYYDGKTFESLSGTNKWDGSYYVSSIMVETNGTAWIGTEVGVHRFDPSTKDLTSVTAAVGRLAQLSSISKIYRDADGVIWFGTSDGVTRFDGSIWSTLDARDWPSIETRGGLAGNSVSDILPGKDGAVWFNTDIGLIRYQRSRTRPARPRVKLEVTREDVSFNAMLARKNGLDVRLTIQAEVVDFKSRPENRFFRLKILPGSVPLAELEKSEGWSPQQREARFEWKPSVTGLHTIAVQYIDRDLNYSIPFRTELFISPPWYMNAWIMVPSVGGAVALVGWAFVARSMIARRKREAEQLRKRLLKEEHDAREAAEKARAEIEARNAQLESAKAAAEAAREQAEAANAAKSEFLANMSHEIRTPMNAILGFSELLRTQMAASKDRNYLDAITSSGRTLLTLINDILDLSKIEAGKLELQYEPVDVPRLLNEIQKLFSIKAGEKGIKLIVEMDSETAPTLGVRPSSGALTAISGGPTSETSPSTSANRQESAGGLPQSRTLARPIKLPRGLMLDEVRLRQVLFNVVGNALKFTEKGHVKIRAICEQPAGEGRAGSPLHAAASSDHERRARSDAPHPTIEPDETRINLILEISDTGIGIPKAQQDHIFGAFSQVAGQSTRKFGGTGLGLTITKRLVEMMHGVITVQSEPGQGSTFRFTFPNVATTELAEADAVATGGEGDFTQFAPATILVADDVALNRSLLTGYFEGTGHKVILATNGLEALALAERHRPDVILMDMRMPEMDGHEASKRLKEDGMLKHIPVIAVTASSFREEEVRTRKICDGFIRKPFSRAELIAELKRFLKPAVAGSIDSVSIEPAKVVAELEIVPAEVLARRPELLARLRHEETVVWPMLCRTMDMGEIEDFARRLSACAEEGHFAGLRAHAAALLREVEMFDVDALPKTLKEFPSICESARREQEDGSR